In one Silene latifolia isolate original U9 population chromosome 10, ASM4854445v1, whole genome shotgun sequence genomic region, the following are encoded:
- the LOC141605018 gene encoding uncharacterized protein LOC141605018 isoform X1 → MKPINLQTQNESPSIISLLCCKPAFLVIFVFVMQNITLTLSLRSIDYPGNETDHTALLAIKSKLLDPSNQVLRSWNNSTHHCSWDGVTCGHKHKRVTVLNLSTRGLAGTISPFIGNLSFLKIISLSNNSLYGEIPSQLGHLIKLNELRLYNNTLVGEIPGNISRCLNHRVFSLGNNKLEGNLPTGLGALSKLTYFAVQVNHLTGPLFDIIQNLTSLVTIGAEYNSFTGTIPRSIGRMQNLTFLLVGKNQLSGTLPTSLFNLSSLQALDFIGNQLHGELPADVGVNIPFLKWFNLNGNNFTGLVPITIQNLTALETINFGDNNFVGNVPFYFGNFPKLNFLSLGANFLKGDINFIDTLVNCSQLHVLDLGSNHFSGILPKSVANLSTSLEWLIISNILISGQIPEGITNLNNLEIFSMENCELTRSLPQDFGKIYKLELLYLDSNNLKGKIPNSMANLSHLSLLYLYDNILEGSIPPNLGNCQSLLYLNLSYNELNGTLGDELFEGSALFVEVVLSHNHLEGSLSSTLSNQGNLVILDVSNNKFSGVIPDGLQVCSDLQLLYMNGNSFHGNIPLSFKSLASLQEIDFSQNNLSGPVPAFFSKFQSLYYLNLSCNNFEGRVPTNSAFANASAVFVAGNNRLCGGIKQLHLPKCIEKKSSGKKKRIMSHALKLLIPIICALVGVVAIASGLYVAYNKKKNTPHLSGSVNRNVTMKVSYDMLLKATAGFSSENLLGMGSFGSVFKGILDGNTVAVKVLNLQHRFASKSFMAECNTLRNVRHRNLIGIITACSSVDFQRNDFRALVYEHMPNGSLDKWLHGDDRNMSLAQRVDVAIDAAHAICYLHHECETPIVHCDLKPSNILLDSDMVAHVGDFGLARFLTQPRHPNQSSTIGIKGTIGYAAPEYGLGSEPSTEGDVYSYGILLLELMTGKSPTDNMFNEGYNLHKHAKAALPDQVLQIVDPSLEEDNISEEADDTRGIKDELLRRVECISSVISVGVSCSNHSPKERMKIVDARSRLESARDGLLDARNRRNQR, encoded by the exons ATGAAACCAATCAACCTCCAAACCCAAAATGAAAGTCCAAGTATTATTTCTCTACTTTGTTGCAAACCAGCCTTTCTTGTCATCTTTGTTTTTGTTATGCAAAATATTACACTAACTTTATCATTGCGTAGCATTGACTACCCAGGCAACGAGACCGACCACACTGCGTTGCTGGCCATCAAGAGCAAACTACTGGATCCTTCCAACCAGGTTTTAAGGTCATGGAACAATTCTACTCACCACTGTTCTTGGGATGGGGTTACTTGTGGGCATAAACATAAAAGAGTGACTGTACTAAATTTGAGTACTAGAGGTTTGGCAGGAACCATATCTCCTTTTATAGGAAACCTAAGCTTCCTTAAGATCATTAGCCTCTCCAATAATAGTCTATATGGAGAAATCCCCAGTCAATTAGGTCATCTAATCAAGCTTAATGAACTACGGCTATATAACAACACACTTGTAGGTGAAATTCCGGGCAACATATCTCGTTGTCTTAACCACAGAGTGTTTTCCTTAGGCAACAACAAGCTAGAGGGAAACCTCCCAACAGGACTAGGAGCACTGTCAAAGCTCACATACTTTGCTGTGCAAGTTAATCATCTTACGGGCCCTCTTTTTGACATCATACAAAATCTTACTTCTCTAGTAACAATAGGTGCTGAATACAACTCATTTACAGGAACTATCCCAAGGAGCATTGGTAGGATGCAAAATCTTACCTTCCTTTTAGTTGGAAAAAATCAACTCTCAGGCACACTCCCCACATCACTTTTTAATCTCTCCTCCCTTCAAGCTCTTGATTTTATTGGCAACCAACTACATGGAGAACTTCCAGCAGACGTTGGCGTCAATATTCCTTTTCTGAAATGGTTCAACCTGAACGGAAACAACTTCACAGGATTAGTACCAATCACGATCCAAAACCTCACAGCTCTTGAAACTATAAATTTCGGTGATAACAATTTTGTAGGAAATGTTCCTTTTTATTTTGGGAATTTTCCTAAGCTAAATTTTTTATCTCTTGGAGCGAACTTCCTAAAGGGTGACATTAATTTTATAGATACACTGGTTAACTGCAGCCAATTACATGTCCTAGATTTGGGATCGAATCACTTTTCAGGAATATTACCCAAATCTGTTGCCAATCTCTCCACCTCTTTGGAATGGCTCATTATATCAAATATTTTGATAAGTGGACAAATTCCTGAAGGTATTACCAATCTCAACAATCTTGAGATATTTTCTATGGAGAACTGCGAATTAACAAGATCTCTTCCTCAAGATTTTGGTAAGATCTACAAATTGGAACTACTTTATCTGGACTCCAACAATTTAAAAGGTAAAATTCCCAATTCCATGGCCAATTTATCACACTTGAGTTTGCTTTATTTATATGACAACATATTGGAAGGGAGTATACCTCCAAACCTCGGGAATTGCCAAAGCTTGTTGTACCTGAATTTATCATACAATGAACTCAATGGAACCTTGGGAGATGAGCTATTTGAAGGATCTGCTTTGTTTGTTGAAGTAGTTTTGTCTCATAATCATTTGGAAGGTTCCCTATCTTCTACGTTAAGTAACCAAGGCAACCTAGTAATCTTAGACGTGTCTAACAATAAGTTTTCAGGAGTCATTCCCGATGGTTTACAAGTCTGTTCGGACCTTCAACTCTTGTACATGAACGGAAATTCCTTCCATGGAAATATTCCTTTATCCTTCAAATCCTTGGCCAGCCTCCAAGAAATTGACTTTTCTCAAAATAATTTATCCGGCCCCGTTCCAGCCTTCTTCTCTAAATTTCAGTCATTATATTACCTTAACTTATCTTGCAACAATTTTGAAGGAAGGGTTCCAACAAATTCAGCATTTGCAAATGCAAGTGCAGTCTTTGTTGCTGGCAATAACAGGCTTTGTGGAGGAATTAAACAGCTTCATTTACCTAAGTGCATTGAGAAGAAAAGCTcgggaaagaagaaaagaataatGTCTCATGCCCTTAAATTGTTAATCCCAATTATTTGTGCACTTGTTGGGGTGGTGGCCATAGCCTCAGGGttgtatgtggcatataacaAGAAGAAAAATACCCCTCATTTATCAGGTTCAGTAAATCGAAATGTAACCATGAAAGTGTCTTACGACATGTTACTCAAAGCAACGGCTGGTTTTTCTTCTGAGAATCTACTTGGGATGGGATCTTTTGGGTCTGTGTTTAAAGGGATTTTGGATGGAAACACTGTTGCAGTGAAAGTTCTCAACTTGCAACACCGTTTTGCATCTAAGAGTTTCATGGCAGAGTGCAACACGTTACGGAATGTCCGTCACCGGAATCTGATAGGCATCATAACTGCTTGTTCTAGTGTTGACTTTCAGAGAAATGATTTTAGAGCACTAGTATACGAGCACATGCCAAATGGAAGCCTAGACAAATGGTTACATGGAGACGACAGAAACATGAGCCTTGCTCAAAGAGTGGATGTAGCAATTGATGCAGCCCATGCAATCTGCTATCTCCACCATGAGTGTGAAACTCCTATTGTGCATTGCGACTTGAAACCAAGTAACATattgcttgatagtgacatggtCGCTCATGTTGGAGATTTTGGATTAGCAAGGTTTCTTACTCAACCTCGACATCCAAATCAAAGTAGTACAATTGGAATTAAGGGGACTATTGGCTATGCTGCTCCAG AGTATGGGCTCGGAAGTGAGCCATCTACAGAAGGTGATGTCTACAGCTACGGCATATTGCTACTAGAGCTAATGACAGGAAAAAGTCCAACAGACAACATGTTCAATGAAGGCTACAACCTTCATAAGCATGCGAAAGCAGCATTACCTGACCAAGTCTTACAAATTGTGGACCCATCACTTGAAGAGGATAATATCAGTGAAGAAGCCGATGACACAAGGGGAATCAAAGACGAGCTTCTACGAAGAGTGGAATGCATTAGTTCTGTGATCAGTGTCGGAGTATCGTGCTCAAATCATTCTCCAAAAGAACGAATGAAAATAGTCGATGCTAGAAGCAGGCTTGAATCAGCAAGAGACGGCCTTCTGGATGCTAGAAACAGGCGTAATCAG CGCTGA
- the LOC141605018 gene encoding uncharacterized protein LOC141605018 isoform X2, translating into MQNLTFLLVGKNQLSGTLPTSLFNLSSLQALDFIGNQLHGELPADVGVNIPFLKWFNLNGNNFTGLVPITIQNLTALETINFGDNNFVGNVPFYFGNFPKLNFLSLGANFLKGDINFIDTLVNCSQLHVLDLGSNHFSGILPKSVANLSTSLEWLIISNILISGQIPEGITNLNNLEIFSMENCELTRSLPQDFGKIYKLELLYLDSNNLKGKIPNSMANLSHLSLLYLYDNILEGSIPPNLGNCQSLLYLNLSYNELNGTLGDELFEGSALFVEVVLSHNHLEGSLSSTLSNQGNLVILDVSNNKFSGVIPDGLQVCSDLQLLYMNGNSFHGNIPLSFKSLASLQEIDFSQNNLSGPVPAFFSKFQSLYYLNLSCNNFEGRVPTNSAFANASAVFVAGNNRLCGGIKQLHLPKCIEKKSSGKKKRIMSHALKLLIPIICALVGVVAIASGLYVAYNKKKNTPHLSGSVNRNVTMKVSYDMLLKATAGFSSENLLGMGSFGSVFKGILDGNTVAVKVLNLQHRFASKSFMAECNTLRNVRHRNLIGIITACSSVDFQRNDFRALVYEHMPNGSLDKWLHGDDRNMSLAQRVDVAIDAAHAICYLHHECETPIVHCDLKPSNILLDSDMVAHVGDFGLARFLTQPRHPNQSSTIGIKGTIGYAAPEYGLGSEPSTEGDVYSYGILLLELMTGKSPTDNMFNEGYNLHKHAKAALPDQVLQIVDPSLEEDNISEEADDTRGIKDELLRRVECISSVISVGVSCSNHSPKERMKIVDARSRLESARDGLLDARNRRNQR; encoded by the exons ATGCAAAATCTTACCTTCCTTTTAGTTGGAAAAAATCAACTCTCAGGCACACTCCCCACATCACTTTTTAATCTCTCCTCCCTTCAAGCTCTTGATTTTATTGGCAACCAACTACATGGAGAACTTCCAGCAGACGTTGGCGTCAATATTCCTTTTCTGAAATGGTTCAACCTGAACGGAAACAACTTCACAGGATTAGTACCAATCACGATCCAAAACCTCACAGCTCTTGAAACTATAAATTTCGGTGATAACAATTTTGTAGGAAATGTTCCTTTTTATTTTGGGAATTTTCCTAAGCTAAATTTTTTATCTCTTGGAGCGAACTTCCTAAAGGGTGACATTAATTTTATAGATACACTGGTTAACTGCAGCCAATTACATGTCCTAGATTTGGGATCGAATCACTTTTCAGGAATATTACCCAAATCTGTTGCCAATCTCTCCACCTCTTTGGAATGGCTCATTATATCAAATATTTTGATAAGTGGACAAATTCCTGAAGGTATTACCAATCTCAACAATCTTGAGATATTTTCTATGGAGAACTGCGAATTAACAAGATCTCTTCCTCAAGATTTTGGTAAGATCTACAAATTGGAACTACTTTATCTGGACTCCAACAATTTAAAAGGTAAAATTCCCAATTCCATGGCCAATTTATCACACTTGAGTTTGCTTTATTTATATGACAACATATTGGAAGGGAGTATACCTCCAAACCTCGGGAATTGCCAAAGCTTGTTGTACCTGAATTTATCATACAATGAACTCAATGGAACCTTGGGAGATGAGCTATTTGAAGGATCTGCTTTGTTTGTTGAAGTAGTTTTGTCTCATAATCATTTGGAAGGTTCCCTATCTTCTACGTTAAGTAACCAAGGCAACCTAGTAATCTTAGACGTGTCTAACAATAAGTTTTCAGGAGTCATTCCCGATGGTTTACAAGTCTGTTCGGACCTTCAACTCTTGTACATGAACGGAAATTCCTTCCATGGAAATATTCCTTTATCCTTCAAATCCTTGGCCAGCCTCCAAGAAATTGACTTTTCTCAAAATAATTTATCCGGCCCCGTTCCAGCCTTCTTCTCTAAATTTCAGTCATTATATTACCTTAACTTATCTTGCAACAATTTTGAAGGAAGGGTTCCAACAAATTCAGCATTTGCAAATGCAAGTGCAGTCTTTGTTGCTGGCAATAACAGGCTTTGTGGAGGAATTAAACAGCTTCATTTACCTAAGTGCATTGAGAAGAAAAGCTcgggaaagaagaaaagaataatGTCTCATGCCCTTAAATTGTTAATCCCAATTATTTGTGCACTTGTTGGGGTGGTGGCCATAGCCTCAGGGttgtatgtggcatataacaAGAAGAAAAATACCCCTCATTTATCAGGTTCAGTAAATCGAAATGTAACCATGAAAGTGTCTTACGACATGTTACTCAAAGCAACGGCTGGTTTTTCTTCTGAGAATCTACTTGGGATGGGATCTTTTGGGTCTGTGTTTAAAGGGATTTTGGATGGAAACACTGTTGCAGTGAAAGTTCTCAACTTGCAACACCGTTTTGCATCTAAGAGTTTCATGGCAGAGTGCAACACGTTACGGAATGTCCGTCACCGGAATCTGATAGGCATCATAACTGCTTGTTCTAGTGTTGACTTTCAGAGAAATGATTTTAGAGCACTAGTATACGAGCACATGCCAAATGGAAGCCTAGACAAATGGTTACATGGAGACGACAGAAACATGAGCCTTGCTCAAAGAGTGGATGTAGCAATTGATGCAGCCCATGCAATCTGCTATCTCCACCATGAGTGTGAAACTCCTATTGTGCATTGCGACTTGAAACCAAGTAACATattgcttgatagtgacatggtCGCTCATGTTGGAGATTTTGGATTAGCAAGGTTTCTTACTCAACCTCGACATCCAAATCAAAGTAGTACAATTGGAATTAAGGGGACTATTGGCTATGCTGCTCCAG AGTATGGGCTCGGAAGTGAGCCATCTACAGAAGGTGATGTCTACAGCTACGGCATATTGCTACTAGAGCTAATGACAGGAAAAAGTCCAACAGACAACATGTTCAATGAAGGCTACAACCTTCATAAGCATGCGAAAGCAGCATTACCTGACCAAGTCTTACAAATTGTGGACCCATCACTTGAAGAGGATAATATCAGTGAAGAAGCCGATGACACAAGGGGAATCAAAGACGAGCTTCTACGAAGAGTGGAATGCATTAGTTCTGTGATCAGTGTCGGAGTATCGTGCTCAAATCATTCTCCAAAAGAACGAATGAAAATAGTCGATGCTAGAAGCAGGCTTGAATCAGCAAGAGACGGCCTTCTGGATGCTAGAAACAGGCGTAATCAG CGCTGA